One Lucilia cuprina isolate Lc7/37 chromosome 4, ASM2204524v1, whole genome shotgun sequence DNA segment encodes these proteins:
- the LOC111684928 gene encoding programmed cell death protein 6 isoform X1 — translation MAYMQQAQMPDQQFLWDVFQRVDKDRSGYISADELQVALSNGTWSPFNPETVRLMIGMFDRENRGTVSFHDFGALWKYVTDWQNCFRSFDRDNSGNIDKTELKTALTSFGYRLSDNIIDLLLRKFDRFGRGTILFDDFIQCCIVLYTLTSAFRQHDTDMDGIITIHYEQFLSMVFSLKI, via the exons atggcGTATATGCAGCAAGCCCAAATGCCTGACCAGCAATTTTTATGGGATGTGTTTCAGCG gGTGGACAAAGATCGCAGTGGCTACATATCTGCCGATGAATTACAAGTCGCTTTATCCAATGGAACGTGGAGTCCATTTAATCCTGAGACAGTTCGTTTAATGATTGGCATGTTCGATCGCGAAAATCGGGGCACAGTTTCGTTTCATGATTTTGGTGCTCTTTGGAAGTACGTTACGGATTGGCAAAACTGTTTCCGATCATTTGATCGTGACAATTCTGGCAACATTGATAAAACTGAATTAAAGACAGCACTCACATCTTTTGGTTATCGGCTTTCCGAtaatattattgatttgttgCTCCGCAAATTTGATCGTTTTGGTAGAGGAACAATTTTATTTGACGATTTCATTCAATGCTGTATTGTGCTATAC ACATTGACATCTGCATTCCGCCAACATGACACTGATATGGATGGCATCATAACTATTCattatgaacaatttttaagCATGGTAttctcattaaaaatttaa
- the LOC111684928 gene encoding programmed cell death protein 6 isoform X2 — protein sequence MCFSEKHFRVDKDRSGYISADELQVALSNGTWSPFNPETVRLMIGMFDRENRGTVSFHDFGALWKYVTDWQNCFRSFDRDNSGNIDKTELKTALTSFGYRLSDNIIDLLLRKFDRFGRGTILFDDFIQCCIVLYTLTSAFRQHDTDMDGIITIHYEQFLSMVFSLKI from the exons ATGTGTTTCAGCG aaaaacattttaggGTGGACAAAGATCGCAGTGGCTACATATCTGCCGATGAATTACAAGTCGCTTTATCCAATGGAACGTGGAGTCCATTTAATCCTGAGACAGTTCGTTTAATGATTGGCATGTTCGATCGCGAAAATCGGGGCACAGTTTCGTTTCATGATTTTGGTGCTCTTTGGAAGTACGTTACGGATTGGCAAAACTGTTTCCGATCATTTGATCGTGACAATTCTGGCAACATTGATAAAACTGAATTAAAGACAGCACTCACATCTTTTGGTTATCGGCTTTCCGAtaatattattgatttgttgCTCCGCAAATTTGATCGTTTTGGTAGAGGAACAATTTTATTTGACGATTTCATTCAATGCTGTATTGTGCTATAC ACATTGACATCTGCATTCCGCCAACATGACACTGATATGGATGGCATCATAACTATTCattatgaacaatttttaagCATGGTAttctcattaaaaatttaa
- the LOC111687917 gene encoding FERM domain-containing protein 5 codes for MELHKKRQPYQDPSVAIDEFMGIARGLETYGIDPHPVKDHRGSQLYIGINYSGISTFISGKRSQHFRWNEVHKINFEGKMFIAHLSYTDASREPDFVYYLLCCINRKFDLYNYQFQNVNQLKNQLIVHPTHCIKINDNKIPQQTLWILLLHNSCAY; via the exons ATGGAACTACACAAAAAACGACAACCTTATCAAGATCCTAGTGTTGCGATAGATGAATTCATGGGCATTGCTAGAGGTCTTGAAACATACGGAATAGATCCCCACCCAGTAAAAGATCATCGAGGTTCCCAGTTATATATTGGAATTAATTACTCCGGAATTAGTACTTTTATTTCTGGCAAACGGTCACAGCATTTTCGTTGGAATGAAGTtcataaaatcaattttgaagGCAAAATGTTCATTGCTCATCTTAGTTATACAGATGCAAGTAGGGAACCA GATTTTGTATACTACTTATTGTGCTGTATAAATCGGAAATTTGACCTGTATAATTACCAATTTCAAAACGTAAATCAACTTAAGAATCAACTAATTGTTCATCCAACTCATTGCATTAAAATAAACGATAATAAAATTCCACAACAAACTCTTTGGATTCTGCTGTTACATAATTCTTGtgcatattaa
- the LOC124419264 gene encoding uncharacterized protein LOC124419264, which yields MEENPDGSMARLGQGGIEPPPKLTRLSDGNETTFKLPLTARNNDFEKFAGENMAAGITSDHENSTSMDTTEDRNDPTIHVSMEMPVLYEDDHKGPFVVYVDTIKSEPRTPINQFRLTKKLIDLNVGEIDYIIKIGYCRCKIVFKTRRAANVFVMDKRLENSGYVAQIFTHLLTKTGIIFNIPEEISMYELFGLLNSPVPIVKLIRMTKKNGNEREPTMKVKVVFKGLQIPREMDFAYTKLVTKPFIPFGQCYNCYRFNHIADNCKQKDKTCNNCFKRHNVGDNCDPSNIQCSNCGDNHAPTNRSCPAREKALNLKRIMVLENLSIKDARIKYAGLVGGNRFELLGEEGMENVFPRINNKKDRIVNNMTEAAKFLHKSNSFAKVLKNNGNRQREQANARRDMETWREMTREQELEYNNGNDITNPYSVS from the coding sequence ATGGAGGAAAATCCAGACGGGTCCATGGCCCGTCTGGGTCAAGGCGGAATAGAACCGCCCCCTAAATTAACTCGCTTATCAGATGGAAAtgaaacaacatttaaattacCTTTGACGGCACGtaataatgattttgaaaagTTTGCAGGTGAAAACATGGCTGCTGGGATAACATCAGACCACGAGAATTCAACATCAATGGATACAACAGAAGATCGAAATGACCCAACAATCCATGTATCTATGGAAATGCCGGTTTTGTACGAAGATGACCACAAAGGGCCCTTTGTGGTGTATGTTGATACGATCAAATCGGAACCGAGAACACCTATAAATCAATTCAGACTAACGAAAAAACTCATTGACCTCAACGTGGGTGAAATTGACTACATCATAAAGATTGGATACTGCCGAtgcaaaatagtttttaagacAAGACGTGCAGCTAACGTTTTTGTGATGGACAAACGTTTGGAGAATTCCGGTTATGTTGCTCAAATTTTTACCCACCTTCTGACGAAAACTGGTATTATCTTTAATATACCTGAGGAAATATCGATGTATGAACTTTTTGGCCTGCTTAACTCCCCAGTACCTATTGTTAAGTTGATTAGGATGACAAAGAAAAATGGTAATGAAAGGGAACCCACCATGAAAgtgaaagttgtttttaaagGTCTACAAATTCCCAGGGAAATGGATTTTGCATATACTAAACTGGTTACTAAACCTTTTATCCCCTTCGGGCAATGTTACAATTGCTACAGGTTCAATCACATAGCAGACAATTGCAAGCAAAAAGATAAAACATGTAATAACTGTTTTAAGAGACATAATGTTGGTGATAACTGCGACCCGAGTAACATACAATGTTCCAACTGTGGGGACAACCATGCACCCACTAACAGAAGCTGTCCTGCCAGAGAAAAGGCCCTGAATTTGAAAAGAATAATGGTCTTAGAGAACTTGAGCATTAAGGATGCAAGAATTAAATACGCTGGATTAGTAGGAGGTAATCGATTCGAATTACTAGGTGAGGAGGGCATGGAAAATGTATTCCCACGtattaacaacaaaaaggaCAGAATTGTTAACAACATGACAGAGGCGGCCAAATTCCTGCACAAGTCGAATTCATTTGCGAAGGTACTTAAGAATAATGGAAATAGACAGAGAGAACAGGCAAATGCCAGACGGGATATGGAAACCTGGCGCGAAATGACACGGGAACAAGAACTTGAATATAATAATGGTAATGATATTACTAATCCCTACTCGGTATCCTAG